The Stomatobaculum sp. F0698 genomic sequence AATGCGGATACGCTGAACCAGCGGAAGGGCGAGGGGCTTTCTCCGAACAGCGGTAAGAGAGCAACGAACCGCGGTGCGGCAGTCGGCACCAACAAGGGCAGACTCCCGAAGACCGGTGAGGCGCCGTTTGCGCTGAACTTTGCGGGCACCGCAGCGGGCTTCCTGCTTGCGGCTTACGCAATCTGCGGCAGAAGAAGAAAAGAGCAGTAAAATACGGATGCATAAAATGCATCGGTGAAGAAAGCGGAAGGGGACTGTGCGAGCGCACAGTCCCCTTTTGGCCTGCTCCCGAGTTTTCTGTGATGCAAAGCAGCTGCGGCCACGCCGAAAAAGCTTTGCGGGCAGCCGTCGAAGTCACCTGAGAAAGCAAGCAAATGCCGCCGAAAGCCGGGTGCGAAAGCTGAAATGCGGAGAGCGGCAAGGAGGAAAGAATGCCCGAAAATACACTTGACGCAAGCGGAAATTGTGGTATACTAAACAGGATTTCAATTTCACAACCGGGAGGGAGGTTAGGCCGTTTCATGTCAAACGTGATTGTGAAAGAAAATGAAAGCTTGGACAGCGCACTGAGACGTTTCAAGAGAAACTGTGCGAAGGCAGGCATTCAGCAGGAAATTCGCAAGAGAGAGCATTACGAGAAGCCCAGCGTCAGACGCAAGAAGAAGTCCGAGGCTGCAAGAAAGCGTAAATTCAACTAATGCATAATTGACGCCCGGTCTCAACGAGACCGGGCGTCTTGCACGTATGAGGGAGTTAAGATGGGAAGCACAGAGCAGACAATTGATATCCCTGCAGAGTTAGAGAAGAATGTCTGCGGGTTCATGGATGTCAACCTTCACAAAATTGAGCGCACCCTGCAGGTCACAATGATAGAGCGTGACGGCAGCGTCAAGGTCATGGGCGAAGAGGGCAAGGTCAAAAAGGCCATCTCCGTCTTTGAGAATTTGGTTGCGCTCGCACGGCGCGGTGAGACCGTCTCGGAGCAGACGGTCAACTACGCGCTCTCCCTCGCGTTTTCGGAGGGCGAAGAGAAGATACTGGAAATTGACCGGGAGCTCATATGCCGCACGGCATCCGGGCGTCCGGTGAAACCGAAGACGCTCGGTCAGAAAGAGTATGTGGACAGCATACGAAAGCGCATGATTACCTTCGGCATAGGCCCGGCAGGTACCGGTAAGACCTATCTTGCCATGGCCATGGCGATACGCGCCTTCCGCGACGGGGACTGCGAGCGCATCATTCTCACGCGCCCCGCGATGGAGGCAGGCGAGAAGCTCGGCTTCCTCCCGGGTGATCTGCAGAGCAAGATCGATCCCTATCTGCGCCCGCTCTACGATGCGCTTTACCAGATTATGGGGCCGGAGAGCTATCTCCACAACGCGGAGAAGGGACTCATTGAGGTGGCACCGCTCGCCTATATGCGCGGTCGCACCTTGGACAACGCCTACATCATCCTCGATGAGGCGCAGAATACCACACCCTCGCAGATGAAGATGTTCCTAACCCGCATCGGCTTCGGCTCGAAGGCCATCATCACCGGCGATCTCACACAGAAGGACTTGCCTGCGGATGCGGTTTCGGGGCTTGATACGGCTTCCCGTGTGCTTTCGAACATAGAGGAGATCGGTTTTTGCCGTCTCACAAGCCGTGATGTGGTGCGCCACCCCCTGGTGCAGCAGATTGTGGATGCCTACGAGAAGTACGAGGAAAAGGAGAGCGCCGAGAAGAAGCGTCGCAGTGCTTGGCGAAAGGACGCGCAGGGCAGAGGAAAACGGAATGAGCGAGGTGATAAGCGATGAGCCTTGAAATCTGCTACGAGGCGGAAGAGAGTCTGGAACTCCCCTATGAGGAGATTGCGGAGAAGGTGGTAAATGCCTGCCTCAGTGCCGAGCATTGTCCCTTTGCGGCGGAGGTGTCGCTCAGTTTCGTGGACGAAGAGGCGATACGAGAACTGAACCGTGATTTTCGTGACTTGGACCGCGAGACGGATGTGCTTTCGTTCCCTATGCTCGAGTTTGAAGCTCCGGCCGTGTTTCCGGAGGAAATCGGCGAAGAGGACATAAACCCGGACACGGGGGAAGTTCCGCTCGGCGACATTGTGATCAATGTGCGCCGCGTAAAGACGCAGGCGGCGGAATACGGGCACAGCGAGACCCGCGAACTTGCGTTTTTGATTGCACACAGCATGTTGCACCTGATGGGCTATGACCACATGGAGGAAGAGGAGCGCATGGGCATGGAGGCGCGGCAGAGAGAGATACTCG encodes the following:
- the rpsU gene encoding 30S ribosomal protein S21, which encodes MSNVIVKENESLDSALRRFKRNCAKAGIQQEIRKREHYEKPSVRRKKKSEAARKRKFN
- a CDS encoding PhoH family protein, which encodes MGSTEQTIDIPAELEKNVCGFMDVNLHKIERTLQVTMIERDGSVKVMGEEGKVKKAISVFENLVALARRGETVSEQTVNYALSLAFSEGEEKILEIDRELICRTASGRPVKPKTLGQKEYVDSIRKRMITFGIGPAGTGKTYLAMAMAIRAFRDGDCERIILTRPAMEAGEKLGFLPGDLQSKIDPYLRPLYDALYQIMGPESYLHNAEKGLIEVAPLAYMRGRTLDNAYIILDEAQNTTPSQMKMFLTRIGFGSKAIITGDLTQKDLPADAVSGLDTASRVLSNIEEIGFCRLTSRDVVRHPLVQQIVDAYEKYEEKESAEKKRRSAWRKDAQGRGKRNERGDKR
- the ybeY gene encoding rRNA maturation RNase YbeY codes for the protein MSLEICYEAEESLELPYEEIAEKVVNACLSAEHCPFAAEVSLSFVDEEAIRELNRDFRDLDRETDVLSFPMLEFEAPAVFPEEIGEEDINPDTGEVPLGDIVINVRRVKTQAAEYGHSETRELAFLIAHSMLHLMGYDHMEEEERMGMEARQREILDALGYRR